In bacterium, one DNA window encodes the following:
- a CDS encoding RnfABCDGE type electron transport complex subunit B, with the protein MDLTALIYAVCCLGALGLLFGIALAVVAKKFGIEVDPKVAEIQDNLPGANCGACGFPGCSGYAEAVATGKTPVTGCTPGGDPVVAIISKIMGVTAEGTRKMMAVVRCQGDHDRAVDAYTYYGVPRCSVAVNLDSGHKACTYGCLGFGDCVEACPFDALFMSAAGLPVVVEEKCTACGACARACPRSIIALIPADEPVYLGCVNRGRGKAVKDACRVGCIGCSICAKEKGNPKGGIEMDDALPVLDFDHAGHDFADALRACPQSSFVRRLPAAAAEIPKAS; encoded by the coding sequence ATGGACCTGACCGCCCTCATCTACGCCGTCTGCTGCCTGGGCGCCCTGGGGCTTTTGTTCGGCATCGCCCTGGCCGTGGTGGCCAAGAAGTTCGGCATCGAGGTTGACCCCAAGGTGGCCGAGATCCAGGACAACCTGCCCGGCGCCAACTGCGGCGCCTGCGGATTCCCCGGCTGCTCCGGCTACGCCGAAGCGGTGGCCACCGGCAAGACCCCGGTGACCGGCTGCACCCCGGGCGGCGACCCCGTGGTCGCGATAATCTCCAAAATCATGGGCGTCACCGCGGAAGGGACGCGGAAGATGATGGCCGTCGTCCGCTGCCAGGGCGACCACGACCGCGCCGTGGACGCTTACACTTACTACGGCGTGCCGCGGTGCTCGGTTGCGGTGAACCTGGATTCGGGCCACAAGGCCTGCACATACGGCTGCCTGGGCTTCGGCGACTGCGTGGAGGCGTGCCCCTTCGACGCGCTCTTCATGAGCGCCGCCGGCCTGCCGGTGGTGGTCGAGGAAAAATGCACCGCCTGCGGGGCCTGTGCGCGCGCCTGCCCCCGCAGCATCATCGCGCTCATCCCCGCCGACGAGCCGGTTTACCTGGGCTGCGTCAACCGCGGCCGGGGCAAAGCGGTCAAGGACGCCTGCCGGGTGGGCTGCATCGGCTGCTCCATCTGCGCCAAGGAGAAGGGCAATCCCAAGGGCGGGATTGAGATGGACGACGCCCTGCCGGTGCTGGACTTCGACCACGCGGGGCACGATTTCGCCGACGCCCTGCGGGCCTGCCCGCAGTCGAGCTTCGTC